In a genomic window of Tripterygium wilfordii isolate XIE 37 chromosome 8, ASM1340144v1, whole genome shotgun sequence:
- the LOC120004003 gene encoding uncharacterized protein LOC120004003 isoform X2, protein MAQMRRRFEKVGLLNHFLNQNTVQEVAALEKESEMTTGTGITGGEVAAEAMIGMIATDIMEGIRMVAVVAGVAVQALITPGAEEEAAMTRSDAVPVSRGIVPPLLAMVEVVAGVLPHAGALPHAGLPFPGVRALRNTVSMDILPILVVHLQEVNLLLPEAHLPGILMLTSNSCDAGGGHGGIVSNVHLMASCSCWSFDHDVFLIGDLDFWCCSVREKI, encoded by the exons ATGGCCCAAATGCGGAGAAGAT TCGAAAAGGTAGGATTGTTGAATCATTTCCTAAATCAAAATACAGTTCAAGAAGTCGCAGCCCTCGAAAAAG AGAGCGAGATGACCACAGGGACAGGGATTACAGGAGGAGAAGTCGCAGCAGAAGCTATGATAGGCATGATCGCGACCGACATCATGGAAGGGATAAGGATGGTCGCCGTCGTAGCAGGAGTCGCAGTGCAAGCCCTGATTACTCCAGGGGCCGAGGAAGAGGCCGCTATGACGAGGAGCGACGCAGTGCCAGTCAGTCGAGGGATAG TGCCTCCCCTGCTCGCCATGGTCGAAGTCGTCGCAGGAGTCCTTCCCCACGCAGGAGCCCTTCCCCACGCAGGACTCCCCTTTCCAGGGGTGAGAGCCCTGAGAAACACGGTCTCAATGGACATTCTCCCAATCCTCGTAGTTCATCTCCAAGAGGTCAACCTGCTGCTTCCCGAAGCCCATCTCCCCGGAATTCTGATGTTGAC GAGTAACTCGTGTGATGCGGGGGGAGGTCATGGAGGCATCGTCAGCAATGTGCATCTTATGGCTAGTTGCAGTTGTTGGTCATTTGATCATGATGTGTTTCTGATTGGAGATTtagatttttggtgttg TTCTGTTCGAGAAAAGATTTGA
- the LOC120004003 gene encoding serine/arginine-rich splicing factor SC35-like isoform X1, whose protein sequence is MSHFGRSGPPDITDTYSLLVLNITFRTTADDLFPLFDKYGKVVDIFIPRDRRSGDSRGFAFVRYKYAEEAQKAVERLDGRAVDGREITVQFAKYGPNAEKIRKGRIVESFPKSKYSSRSRSPRKRERDDHRDRDYRRRSRSRSYDRHDRDRHHGRDKDGRRRSRSRSASPDYSRGRGRGRYDEERRSASQSRDSASPARHGRSRRRSPSPRRSPSPRRTPLSRGESPEKHGLNGHSPNPRSSSPRGQPAASRSPSPRNSDVDE, encoded by the exons ATGTCTCACTTTGGGAGGTCCGGCCCTCCAGATATTACTGACACCTACTCTCTTCTCGTCCTCAACATCACCTTCC GTACCACTGCGGACGATCTGTTTCCGCTTTTTGACAAATATGGCAAGGTTGTTGATATCTTCATCCCTAGAGATCGAAG GAGCGGTGATTCTCGAGGCTTTGCATTTGTGCGCTACAAGTATGCGGAGGAAGCACAGAAGGCTGTGGAGAGGCTAGATG ggaGAGCTGTTGACGGTCGGGagataacagttcaatttgccAAATATGGCCCAAATGCGGAGAAGAT TCGAAAAGGTAGGATTGTTGAATCATTTCCTAAATCAAAATACAGTTCAAGAAGTCGCAGCCCTCGAAAAAG AGAGCGAGATGACCACAGGGACAGGGATTACAGGAGGAGAAGTCGCAGCAGAAGCTATGATAGGCATGATCGCGACCGACATCATGGAAGGGATAAGGATGGTCGCCGTCGTAGCAGGAGTCGCAGTGCAAGCCCTGATTACTCCAGGGGCCGAGGAAGAGGCCGCTATGACGAGGAGCGACGCAGTGCCAGTCAGTCGAGGGATAG TGCCTCCCCTGCTCGCCATGGTCGAAGTCGTCGCAGGAGTCCTTCCCCACGCAGGAGCCCTTCCCCACGCAGGACTCCCCTTTCCAGGGGTGAGAGCCCTGAGAAACACGGTCTCAATGGACATTCTCCCAATCCTCGTAGTTCATCTCCAAGAGGTCAACCTGCTGCTTCCCGAAGCCCATCTCCCCGGAATTCTGATGTTGAC GAGTAA
- the LOC120003539 gene encoding uncharacterized protein LOC120003539 produces MCTKGRTEASQGLGGGEKNGMEGMVVGMLGIEGMLGNGGNVTLGRVGILGILGNGGRVGIGKDGCVVGRVGIVGCGSDGIVGRGGKFGICKRLRAARPMSMLENANAMKKAINKYLQQAISLFT; encoded by the coding sequence ATGTGCACCAAGGGCAGAACTGAAGCTTCTCAAGGGCTTGGTGGTGGAGAGAAGAATGGAATGGAGGGAATGGTAGTAGGAATGTTGGGAATAGAAGGCATGCTTGGCAATGGTGGCAATGTGACCTTAGGGAGAGTAGGAATATTGGGGATACTAGGAAATGGAGGCAGAGTTGGCATAGGCAAAGATGGTTGCGTAGTTGGAAGAGTTGGTATTGTGGGTTGTGGCAGTGATGGAATAGTTGGTAGAGGAGGCAAATTTGGTATCTGCAAAAGATTGCGAGCTGCCAGGCCGATGTCGATGCTCGAAAATGCAAATGCAATGAAGAAAGCCATCAACAAGTATTTGCAACAGGCCATCTCTCTATTtacttga
- the LOC120003540 gene encoding rac-like GTP-binding protein RAC1 encodes MASTTSRFIKCVTMGDGAVGKTCMLMCYTSNTFPTDYVPTVFDNYSANVVVEGTAVNLGLWDTAGQEDYDKLRPLSYRGADVFVLAFSLVCQSSYENVSKRWIRELQRYAPEVPIVLVGTKLDLREDEHYCADHPESVVTPAQGEELQKQIGASYYVECSSKTQQNVKAVFEAVIEVVMKPPQKEEEKKKLAWRRLILKIIGAKRLLRLKRISSSSSRSD; translated from the exons ATGGCTTCAACCACATCAAGGTTCATCAAATGTGTGACAATGGGAGATGGGGCTGTTGGGAAGACCTGCATGCTTATGTGCTATACAAGCAACACTTTCCCTACT GACTATGTACCGACGGTGTTCGATAATTACAGTGCAAATGTGGTCGTTGAAGGCACCGCCGTCAACTTAGGCCTCTGGGATACTGCTG GGCAAGAAGATTATGATAAGCTAAGGCCATTGAGCTACAGAGGAGCAGATGTCTTTGTTCTAGCTTTCTCCCTCGTTTGTCAGTCGAGTTATGAGAACGTATCGAAAAGG TGGATCCGTGAACTTCAACGTTACGCTCCTGAAGTTCCAATAGTACTTGTTGGCACTAAATTAG ATCTTCGAGAGGATGAGCATTATTGCGCTGATCATCCTGAATCAGTTGTGACCCCAGCACAG GGTGAGGAACTCCAAAAACAGATTGGTGCATCATATTACGTCGAATGCAGCTCAAAAACTCAGCAG AATGTGAAAGCAGTATTCGAAGCAGTAATCGAGGTAGTCATGAAACCACCgcagaaggaggaggagaaaaagaaactcGCGTGGCGCAGACTCATATT AAAAATCATTGGAGCGAAGAGGCTGCTGCGTTTGAAAAGaatttcttcctcctcctctcgATCAGACTAA
- the LOC120003810 gene encoding potassium transporter 7-like produces the protein MAEESYGAGSGSDINGRLASLDSSVDSRWVYQDDDDSSAIDDEDDDDAAHRFDSDDDDAADQRLIRTGPSVDSFDVEALEVPGAHRNDDEEFGVGRKIILAFQTLGVVFGDVGTSPLYTFDVMFNKAPINGDEDVLGALSLVLYTLILIPLVKYVLVILWANDDGEGGTFALYSLICRHAKVSLLPNQLPSDTRISSFRLKVPSPELERSLKIKERLESSLTLKKLILMLVLAGTSMVIADGVVTPAMSVLSAVGGLKVRVTAIEQDEVVMISVAFLVILFSVQKFGTSKVGLAVGPALFIWFCCLAGVGIYNLVKYDTSVLRAFNPVHIYYFFKRNSTKAWYALGGCLLCATGSEAMFADLCYFSVHSVQLTFVFLVMPCLLLGYLGQAAYLMKNQSGAEQVFFSSVPSGAFWPILLIANIAALIASRAMTTATFSCIKQSTALGCFPRLKIIHTSRKFMGQIYIPVINWFLLVVCVVIVCSISSITEMGNAYGIAELGVMMMTTVLVTIVMLLIWQINIVIVLSFVIFFLGMELTFFSSVLSSMRDGSWIILVFAIIMFLIMFIWNYGSKLKYETEVKQMLSMDLMRELGPNLGTIRAPGIGLLYNELVKGIPAIFGHFLTTLPAIHSMIIFVSIKYVPVPVVPQSERFLFRRVCPKGYHIFRCIARYGYKDVRKENHRTFEQLLIESLEKFIRREALERSLESDVDGDSDSEDDTSCSRLLIAPNGSVYSLGVPLLAEYKDTANPISEASSSGNVNIEPSTESTTSDTEQSLERELSFIHRAKESGVVYLLGHGDIRARKDSWFLKKLVINYFYAFLRKNCRRGVANLSVPHSHLMQVGMTYMV, from the exons ATGGCAGAGGAGAGCTATGGAGCAGGTAGTGGATCGGACATCAACGGAAGATTGGCGTCTCTGGACTCGTCGGTGGACTCGCGGTGGGTCTACCAGGACGACGACGATTCTTCAGCGATCGACGATGAAGACGACGACGATGCTGCTCATCGGTTTGATTCCGACGACGATGATGCAGCGGATCAGCGTCTGATTCGGACTGGCCCTAGCGTCGATTCCTTTGATGTGGAGGCTCTCGAGGTCCCTGGTGCTCACAGAAACGATGACGAG GAGTTTGGTGTGGGGAGAAagattatacttgcttttcaaACACTTGGTGTTGTCTTTGGTGATGTTGGAACAAGTCCATTGTATACCTTTGATGTGATGTTCAATAAGGCGCCTAttaatggagatgaagatgtCCTTGGTGCATTATCCCTGGTCCTATATACCTTAATCTTGATTCCCCTGGTCAAGTATGTCCTTGTCATACTTTGGGCTAATGATGATGGTGAAG GCGGTACATTTGCCTTGTATTCATTGATCTGCCGGCATGCTAAGGTTAGTCTTTTGCCAAATCAGCTTCCGTCTGATACCCGTATATCAAGCTTCAGACTAAAGGTGCCATCCCCAGAACTTGAGAGATCACTGAAAATCAAGGAGAGACTTGAGTCTTCATTGACTCTGAAAaagctgattttgatgttagTTCTTGCTGGTACCTCTATGGTGATAGCTGATGGGGTTGTTACACCGGCAATGTCAG TATTGTCAGCTGTCGGTGGCCTAAAGGTTCGAGTAACTGCAATCGAACAAG ATGAAGTGGTGATGATCTCTGTtgcttttcttgtaattttgttcAGCGTACAAAAGTTTGGGACCAGTAAAGTGGGACTTGCTGTTGGCCCTGctttatttatatggttttgttGTCTCGCTGGTGTTGGGATTTACAACCTTGTCAAATATGACACCAGTGTCTTGAGGGCATTTAATCCAGTTCATATCTATTACTTCTTCAAAAGGAACTCAACGAAGGCCTGGTATGCCCTTGGGGGTTGTCTTCTATGTGCAACTG GCTCGGAGGCAATGTTTGCAGATCTATGCTATTTTTCTGTGCATTCGGTTCAG CTTACATTTGTGTTCCTTGTTATGCCTTGCCTTCTTTTGGGTTATTTGGGTCAAGCTGCATATCTCATGAAAAACCAATCTGGAGCTGAGCAGGTTTTCTTTTCATCCGTTCCAA GTGGTGCTTTCTGGCCTATCTTACTCATTGCTAACATAGCTGCATTAATTGCCAGTCGGGCTATGACGACAGCTACATTTTCATGTATAAAGCAATCAACAGCACTTGGTTGTTTCCCACGTCTTAAAATTATTCACACTTCCCGAAAATTCATGGGCCAGATCTATATTCCTGTCATAAACTGGTTTTTGCTGGTAGTGTGCGTGGTGATTGTCTGCTCTATCTCAAGCATCACTGAGATGGGAAATGCGTATG GCATCGCTGAGCTTGgagtgatgatgatgacaacaGTTTTGGTGACAATTGTTATGCTGCTTATATGGCAGATAAACATTGTTATTGTGCTgagttttgtcatttttttcctaGGAATGGAATTGACTTTCTTCTCATCAGTATTGTCCAGTATGAGAGATGGAAGTTGGATTATATTGGTCTTCGCCATAATTATGTTTCTTATAATGTTCATCTGGAATTATGGGAGCAAGCTCAAGTATGAAACTGAAGTTAAGCAAATGCTATCAATGGATTTGATGCGGGAACTGGGTCCCAACCTTGGGACAATCAGAGCTCCGGGCATCGGTTTGCTTTACAATGAACTGGTGAAAGGGATACCTGCAATATTTGGCCATTTTCTTACCACGCTTCCAGCAATCCACTCTATGATCATATTTGTGAGTATAAAGTATGTTCCAGTACCTGTAGTGCCACAAAGTGAAAGGTTCCTCTTCCGGAGGGTCTGCCCGAAAGGCTACCACATATTTCGCTGTATTGCCAG GTATGGCTACAAGGATGTTCGAAAAGAGAACCACCGAACATTTGAGCAGTTATTAATTGAGAGCCTTGAGAAGTTCATTCGTCGAGAAGCCCTGGAACGGTCACTGGAGAGTGATGTAGATGGTGATTCTGACTCTGAAGATGACACCTCTTGCTCAAGACTTCTCATAGCTCCAAATGGAAGTGTCTATTCACTTGGCGTGCCTCTCTTAGCTGAGTACAAGGACACAGCCAATCCCATTTCAGAAGCAAGTTCCTCAGGGAACGTGAATATCGAACCTTCCACGGAGTCAACAACATCTGATACAGAGCAGAGTCTTGAGAGAGAGCTGTCTTTTATACACAGGGCGAAAGAATCTGGGGTAGTTTATCTTCTTGGACACGGGGATATTAGAGCAAGGAAGGATTCCTGGTTTCTTAAGAAGTTGGTTATAAACTACTTTTACGCCTTCTTGAGGAAGAATTGCAGGAGGGGGGTTGCTAACTTGAGTGTACCCCACTCACATCTAATGCAAGTGGGTATGACTTACATGGTTTAA
- the LOC120003811 gene encoding tobamovirus multiplication protein 1-like — translation MESWALRTKNFVYREHENYSRISGLFNWWDNMEESGDLQRVIFYFLCACYALLSFVALVQLIRIQLRVPEYGWTTQKVFHLMNFLVNGLRAVLFGLYKSVFHIKPKVLEIVLLDLPGLLFFSTYTLLVLFWAEIYHQARSLPTDKLRPTYYIVNGVVYFIQVCIWIYMSSSQSPIAVEAARLFFAVISLCAALGFLVYGGRLFVMLRRFPIESRGRQKKLYEVGCVTGVCCTCFLIRCFMAALSAFDKDADIDVLDHPILNLIYYMLVEILPSALVLFTLRKLPPRRVSDQYHPIR, via the exons ATGGAGTCCTGGGCGCTGAGGACGAAGAACTTCGTCTACAGAGAGCATGAAAACTACAGTAGAATTAGCGGCTTGTTTAATTGGTGGGACAATATGGAAGAATCCGGGGATCTGCAACGAGTCATTTTCTATTTCTTGTGTGCGTGTTATGCATTACTCTCCTTTGTGGCACTG GTACAACTTATCCGTATCCAATTGCGAGTGCCAGAATATGGGTGGACAACGCAAAAGGTTTTCCACTTGATGAATTTTCTTGTAAATGGAT TGAGGGCTGTTCTCTTTGGCCTCTACAAGAGTGTCTTTCATATCAAGCCAAAG GTTCTTGAAATAGTGCTTTTGGATCTTCCTGGTCTTTTGTTCTTTTCGACCTATACATTACTTGTGCTGTTCTGGGCTGAGATATACCACCAG GCACGAAGCCTTCCCACTGATAAACTTAGGCCTACATATTATATTGTCAATGGAGTTGTATACTTCATACAG GTTTGTATCTGGATATATATGAGCTCAAGCCAGAGTCCCATAGCTGTGGAAGCTGCCAGACTCTTCTTCGCAG TTATTTCATTGTGTGCTGCTCTGGGATTTTTGGTATATGGTGGGAG GTTGTTTGTAATGCTGAGACGTTTCCCTATAGAATCTAGAGGTCGTCAGAAAAAGCTTTATGAG GTTGGCTGTGTTACTGGAGTATGCTGTACATGTTTCTTGATAAGGTGCTTTATG GCTGCTTTATCAGCTTTTGACAAGGATGCTGATATTGATGTCCTGGATCATCCCATTTTAAATCTCATATATTACATG TTGGTAGAGATCTTACCATCTGCTTTGGTACTGTTCACCCTAAGGAAGCTACCCCCAAGGCGTGTCTCGGATCAGTATCATCCAATCAGATGA